The genomic stretch CCATTTTACTTGTTTGGCAAttcatttaaaaagtgaaacaaaacaaatgcactTAAGTAAAGCCAGCCTAATAAAATAACTCAGTGTTCTAGCTACGGTTAGTGAAGCTGTAGCAATCACCTGCAGCAAACTATCTGGAAAATCAGAACCTTGGCAGGAATAGCAAGAACATAGAATCATAAAAAGAACATAGCACAAGGTAAGAGACACTACAGAACAAAAAGGGCAGACAGCACAGACAGTAAGGAATTGCAGTTAAGACAGGATGAAACTATAGAGGTGAGTCCTACTGCTTTGGCTAGACCCTTGAGTAGGATTTTCAGGTTTGGGGTgagctcttttccttttaatctaAGAAAATCTGAGTACAAGGCCTTTGGTTTAAGGGCCAAAAGCAGggtaactgtgccagcaaacaGGAGAAATGTTTTTTACCAGTAGGATAAATTAAACTCACTAAGATATTTTGCTTTCTGATGCTTCTCATAGCTCTTCCTGCAAGCTGTTTTTTCCTCATGATCCAGTGAAGATCACGAAGGCCAAGGGCCAGTATATGTATGATGAGAATGGGAGACAGTACCTTGACTGCATAAACAACGTGGCTCATGGTAAGCTAAAGTCATGGCACTGGATGTTATTTGATGCTGTTTTTTTAAGCAGAACAAAGAACAAGCAGTACTTTTACTGTGTTTGCACTGTGCTGGGGGAGGGGGTGTTTAATTGGAAAAGTGGAAGGAAACTTTCTTGAGCGTGTAGTTTGGGGAATTACAGTGTTCTTGAATTTGGGTGTGTGAATGTGCTTTCCAGACTTGCTTCCTGTCCTGTCTTCCTAGAAATGTGTCTAAAAcatagagattttttttccatggaaactcaAGTAAAGCAACTCACTGTAAAATGAACAAGTGacattttgatggttttataAAAGTTACTGGGAAGTGTACAGTCACAAAACCACTATGTGCTCAGTGTGGTGCCTTAATTGTGTATAATTAAGTAACTGCTGCTTTCTTACAGGATTTGAAATCTCTCTAACCTAACCCCTACCCCAGGGCTAGTAATTCTTTGATATTAAATCTTACCTGCACCTTCTCAAACTCCTGAACTGTGGCAATGCCTAAATCCAAGCATCAAATCAGACACTATTTGTTTTAGCAGATCAATTTCCAGTACTAACTACAAACCTTATATACAGTAGGAGGCAATTTCAAACCTTCTGAGGagcacaaaaatgtttttacaagaTTGTTAAGGCCCTACTGATAATATCTCTGTACTATTAGAGAAATGTAAGTGTTAATCTACCATGTGCATGAATTAATCTACCATGGGTAATGTGAAGAACTCTCAAAGCACTCTCCACATTCTCTTGCAGTTGGACACTGTCACCCTGATGTAGTAAAGGCAGCCCATGAACAGAATCAGTTGTTAAATACAAATTCTCGTTACCTTCATGACAACATGGTTGATTATGCAGAGAGACTTTCAAAAACACTACCTGAGAAATTATGCATCTTCTATTTTTTGAATTCTGGGTAAGTTGGATACATTAAAATTGATAGAGGGGCTTTACTAGGTATATACAGACAAGGACACACTTTCTTATCAACAACCAGTTTCTGGTGTGGATGTCTACATACTGATAAAAACATGGGTCTGGTTCTGCAGGCTCTCGAACTGGGAACTAAACTTGTGCTTTATTTAAGAAGAGTTTTATTCTATTTGTAAGACCTTGGACCTCAAAACAGTAATGTAAATATTTGCTGTATTAGTTTCTTGTCTGATTTGTCTTCTGACTTGACAGTTATTCTCAAAATTAAATGTACCAATGCATTGCTTCTGTTGGGGGCGGGGATGGACATATTCTTAAGCAAACttcttctggaagaaaaaaaaagaaaagccaaattGTTTCTCAGAAAGTAGTTCCTGTACTCAGTAATTCCTGTGCTCTGGCTTTTTAAGATGGATTCTGTTCTGATGAACAGGCCTACCTAGTGAGTGCTGATTACTGAGGAATTTGTGCATAATATGCAGCAAGTTCTGTCTGTTCTCTGCACACACAAAGAGCAGTGCAAGGGAAGTTAGCTTTCAAAACTCAAGATATCCACAATGAAACAATTGCTGAATTTTTCCATTGTAGGTCTGAAGCCAACGACCTTGCCCTGAGACTGGCACGGCAGTACACAAAACACCAGGATGTGATTGTTTTAGACCAGTGAGTACATTGGCATTTTGGGGGTACAAGGCTCAGTTTTGGTCAGAGCATTTCTGAAATCTTCCTGTAGTAGAAAGACTGTAACCAGGAAGCTgagggaaataatttttccctctcttgaGTGtttgccagcccagccctgagagcTGTGGTTGGGCTCTCCAGTCAGTACTGGACAGCTGTTGCACACTGCAAGGAGGGCCCATCAGTGACCTGCAGTGAGAGGGGCTGGGTTTGTTCTGCTGCAAGGGACAGCCTGATAAATCTCACTGCAGCTACAACTGTCTCATGGAAGGAGCAAAAGCATGGGAGCCAGCTGTGAAGATGTATGGTGACAGGAAAAACTACCTCAGATGTAAGTTAAAACCTGAGGAATTTTGATAAGACATAGGAAAAAATGTCTTTCACCATGAATGGAGTCAAGTATTAGAACAGGATGCCTACAGTCACTGGAAACTCCATTGCTGGAAGATATTCAGAAATAGGCCCTTCCCATTCTGCAATCTTGTGATACTGCTCAGGTCTTCCCTGCTGTGATTCCAGTCACCAGTGGCAAGTCCTGTCCCTCTGAATcctttatatgaaaaaaaaaaaaatccaagtagTACTAAGCTTATTGATAGAAAAGAAATTGCAGAGCTGTTCTCAGCTAAAGTTAGTGAATTTCCTACCAGGTGATAGCAGCTGGCTACTTTGTACTATTTGGAATGCTAATACTAAAGAACTCTTGATACTGAGGAAATTACTGTTTAGTTCTGCCAATTGTTTTTTAAGTGCTTACCATGGACATCTGACATCTTTGATTGACATAAGCCCATATAAATTCAGAAATCTAGAAGGACAAAAGGAATGGGTCCACGTGGTATGTACTTCAGCCTATACTTATCAATTACTTGCCAATTGAGTGAAGTTGTTTTTATGCTATATTGAATGTAGGATATTATTTCTTTGCATAGGCTCCTGTTCCAGACACATACAGAGGACTTTATAGAGAAGACCATGAAGATCCAGTAACAGCCTATGCTGATGaagtaaaaaatattattgagCATGCACAGAAGAGAGGCAGAAAGGTAAGATACCATTTCCTTAACTGTTTGTCTTGTCTTAGAAATGAATGTGCCTGACTGCAAGTGCAATTCACAGTTACTAAACTAAGTGGGATGGACTTGTCAAAAAGGTCACATTAATAATCAAAAACCATCTAAGGACAAAGAGCTTGCTCCACAACTTTCTGTATTGTGTTCAAACATTATATGCTGTGTTTTAGATTGCTGCATTTTTTGTTGAATCTCTACCAAGTGTTGGTGGTCAAATCATTCCCCCAGCAGGATATTTTCAGAAGGTTGCAGAGTAAGTGGTCATTCATTATCTTCTTTAACTTAATATATTTGATAAATAGGTAATTCTCTGCCTGCTGTATATTACAAAGCTTGACAGGTAGGAAATTACCCAAACCTTCATGTTAGAATGTGAACTTTGTATATGGCAAAGATTGCTTATAAACACACAGTATGCAGTATAGCCTTGTATGTGTTTGTTTCCTCAAAGTTTGCAAAGTAACACTTTCTGCATGCTCCTAAACAATAAATGCTATGTTCTCTTTCCTTTAAAGAGAcaataaaatctgttttcttacAGGCATGTGCACAAGGCAGGAGGTGTATTTATTGCTGATGAAATTCAAGTTGGCTTTGGCAGGGTTGGCAAGCACTTCTGGGCATTCCAGCTTCAGGGAGAGGATTTTATACCTGATATTGTCACTATGGGGAAGCCAATAGGAAATGGGCACCCACTTGCTTGTGtagcaacaacaaaagaaattgCAGAAGCTTTTGCAGCCACAGGAGTGGAGTATTTTAATACAGTAAGTAAACAGCTGCCCACTTCTGTAAAGGAGCCTAAGGATTAAATCAGATACTCATGGTGTGTTTGTATTGGTATTTACCACACAGTAACTAAAGAGGAACTGTGTCACTGTACTATTTCTGTTTCTAGCCTGTGACTATGTATTGGCTCCATCTGATCAAAGTAATAATGTGCTCCTTGTATCACTGAGGCTACACTTTCAGTGACATGATTTcatctttcttccctttccatGTCTGTGTGTTCCTTTCCTGGGCTCAGTTTGGTGGGAACCCTGTTTCATGTGCCATTGGATTAGCTGTGTTGGATGTAATTGAGAAGGAACACCTTCAGGCTCATGCCACAGAGGTAGGCAGCTTCTTGATGAAGACACTCAAGGAGCAGCAAATCAAGCATCCCATCATTGGTGATGTCAGGTATCAGTGCCTTATTTACATTTTTGGCAGCTTTCTCTTGGTTCACTCAGTCCAATCCAACAGATGttgttttgaaaaattaattaaattttgtgTTTCAGTGAAAATAGCCTCCTGTACAACTAAGTAAAACCAACTTGAGCTTATCTGAAGTCTCATATACTTTGCCACTCTGGGCCACTactgttttattaatttattagcTGCTAAAACTGTTGAACTGCTTCAACTGCTACTGTTCAAACTGCTGTTTGAAGTCAAAGTTCAAGTGCACAGGGTACAGAAGTGATGAGCTAGATGGAAAACATACTTAAcatcctgtcctgctctgccagggtgTCTCTATTACCACATTTCTTCAGAACAGCAAAACTTTCTTCTAACAGTAGCCAAACATCAGGTAAAGGTCTGGTGttaaaaaactctttttttcagTTCACTTGTACTTCCTTCCTCTGACACTGACAGACTGagtgcttttatttcttttacagAGGTTGTGGCTTATTCATTGGAGTGGACTTAATCAAGGACCAAGCAGAAAGGACTCCAGCCACAGCAGAAGCAGAGGAACTAATAACAAGGTACAGGACTTGCTAAAACACAACCAGCTGGCCAAAAGTGAAACCAGTCAGTGTAGAAAGTGTGACATCCTGCAGGCTGGTGTTGCAAGTTTTCCTGAGCTACATGCAAAGGAAGATGTAATTCTGTTATTGCTCTTTCCAGActtaaggaaaaatatattctacTGAGTACAGATGGGCCAGgaagaaatgtgctgaaattCAAGCCCCCGATGTGTTTTAATATGGAGGATGCAAAATTTGTTGTGGAGACAATTGACAAAATACTAACAGGTAAAAAATGATCAAAACTCTCAAAAACAGTGGGTGGTTCTGAACTTTCTTGAAGACAATGCTGAGCTACTGAGCCAGATTTGGAGCAAAGATGGTAAATGCTGAGCACACAGCCTTCCCTTCTCAGTTATTCTGTGAAGTTCTCCAACAAAACTACTTCCTCTGCAGATGcatgtgctttttaaaatagctttgcTCTGGCTGAGGTTTGAGTGTTTACCTTATCCAAACAAGCACAATTTGTAAAATATGTCCTGTTCCTGAAAGCTGTAATCTATGTGCTTTTGCAACTTAAGCTTTTTATACAACTTCTATAAACTTAGCATTAAGAAATGTGTAAATTATGTCACAAAGTCATGGCTTTTCTAAGTTGTTTCTTATTCT from Melospiza georgiana isolate bMelGeo1 chromosome 15, bMelGeo1.pri, whole genome shotgun sequence encodes the following:
- the PHYKPL gene encoding 5-phosphohydroxy-L-lysine phospho-lyase — protein: MRAVQPRSRQQTLALRRQLVGSSCKLFFPHDPVKITKAKGQYMYDENGRQYLDCINNVAHVGHCHPDVVKAAHEQNQLLNTNSRYLHDNMVDYAERLSKTLPEKLCIFYFLNSGSEANDLALRLARQYTKHQDVIVLDHAYHGHLTSLIDISPYKFRNLEGQKEWVHVAPVPDTYRGLYREDHEDPVTAYADEVKNIIEHAQKRGRKIAAFFVESLPSVGGQIIPPAGYFQKVAEHVHKAGGVFIADEIQVGFGRVGKHFWAFQLQGEDFIPDIVTMGKPIGNGHPLACVATTKEIAEAFAATGVEYFNTFGGNPVSCAIGLAVLDVIEKEHLQAHATEVGSFLMKTLKEQQIKHPIIGDVRGCGLFIGVDLIKDQAERTPATAEAEELITRLKEKYILLSTDGPGRNVLKFKPPMCFNMEDAKFVVETIDKILTDMEKECLSQKKTTVCST